The uncultured Cohaesibacter sp. genomic sequence CGGATCTCGGCGATATCATTGAAGCGCTCAGCCCGAAAGATCGCTCTGATTTCATCGAGTTACTGGGGGATTCCTTCGACTATACCGCGCTGGTCGAACTGGATGATTCCCTGCGCTCCAAGATCGTTGAATCCTTGCCGAACGAGCTGGTTGCCGAAGGCATCAGTGAGCTTGATTCGGATGATGCCATCGTCATTCTGGAAGATCTGGAAGCAGAGGATCAGGCCGAAATTCTGGCAGCTCTGCCGGCCATTGACAGGCTGCAGCTCAAGCGCTCGCTGGATTATCCGGAAGATTCCGCTGGCCGTTTGATGCAAACCGATTTCATCGCGGTGGCTCCATTCTGGACTGTTGGTCAGACAATCGATTATCTCCGCGAGACGTCCGACCTTCCTGATGATTTCTATCAGATTTTTGTTATCGACCCAGGGCACCGCTTGCTGGGGACGATCTCGCTTGACACGTTGTTGCGTGCTCGCAGGCCAACGCGGATCTCCGAGATCCAGAATGAAGAGCGCCATTTCGTGATGGTGGATCAGGATCAGGAAGACGTGTCCCGCCTGTTCGAGCGCTATGACCTTTTGTCGACCGCTGTTCTGGATGAAGGGGAGCGGCTGGTTGGTGTCATCACGATTGATGACGTCGTCGACGTGATCCATGAAGAGGCTGCCGAGGACATCAAGCGTCTGGGTGGTGTTGGTGATGAAGAAATCACCGATACGGTCATTGCGACCGTACGATCGCGCATGCCTTGGCTTATCGTCAATCTGGCGACAGCCATTGTTGCTTCGCAAGTGATTGCGTTCTTTGACGGCACCATTGCGCAGATGGTGGCCTTGGCGGTGTTGATGCCGATTGTTGCTTCCATGGGGGGGAATGCGGCGACACAGACAATGACGGTTGCGGTTCGAGCGCTCGCCACACAGGATCTGGACAAGTTCAACATGTTGCGCGTGGTGTCTCGTGAGATTCTGGTCTCTATTGTCAATGGCATTGCATTTGCCATCATATTGGGCATCATCGCAGCTTTCTGGTTTTCCAATATCCAGCTTGGCTACGTTATGGGAGCCGCGTTGATCGTCAATCTGTTCTTTGCCGGTCTATCGGGCATTCTCATTCCTGTTGGGCTGCAGAAAGCAGGCATTGATCCGGCAATTGCTTCGTCGGTTTTCATAACGACGGTTACAGATGTTGTCGGTTTCTTTTCTTTTCTCGGTCTCGCAGGCTGGTGGTTCGGCTTATTGTAAATGACTGGGAGCTGACGCCTAACGAAGGAGAGACGTATGGCAGCCGAGATTACGGGCATTCTTGAAACCCCGGTCTATGTGGATGATCTGTCGCTTGCCTATGATTTCTATCATGGGCTTCTGGGGCTTGAGCGCATGATTGAGGGCGACCGCATCCACGCCTATGATGTGGCGCCCGGTCAGGTGTTGATTGTCTGCCTCCGCGGAGCAAGCGCAAGAGATGCGCAGATCAACGGGCAAAGGGTACCCGGGCACAGCTCTCAAGGCCCTCTGCATTTTGCTTTCAAAATTGAAAAGGAAGCGTTGCGGGACTGGATTGAGAAGCTGCAGCAGGAAGGGCTGGAAATCGAGAGCCAGGTTACTTGGCCTCTTGGTGGCCAAAGCATCTATATCAGAGATCCTTTCAACAATGTCGTCGAGCTGGCGACCGCTGGGATTTGGCCCAATGATCCGATAAACAAGTGATTTCTTGGTGGTTTGTCGGCCGAACTCTCTGGTCAGAGTGGGCTTTCATTCGCTAAAGTCAGCCTGTCCCGAAAGGGCTGTGTCGCGATCAAAAAGGACGGAGAAAGCCACCATGAAACGCTCCTTTAGAACTCTTTCCTGTGCGCTGCTCCTTGGAGCTTGCGTGGCTGGAGCCCCCTCGGCTTCCTTGGCGAACAAGGGAGCGCAAAGCCCGTATGACACGATTTATGTCGTGCTCAAGGACACCTAT encodes the following:
- a CDS encoding VOC family protein is translated as MAAEITGILETPVYVDDLSLAYDFYHGLLGLERMIEGDRIHAYDVAPGQVLIVCLRGASARDAQINGQRVPGHSSQGPLHFAFKIEKEALRDWIEKLQQEGLEIESQVTWPLGGQSIYIRDPFNNVVELATAGIWPNDPINK
- the mgtE gene encoding magnesium transporter, with the protein product MQFEEINQDGASVLQQVRDDNGMISQELFQLIDDAIEARNSDLLVSLTQDLHEADLGDIIEALSPKDRSDFIELLGDSFDYTALVELDDSLRSKIVESLPNELVAEGISELDSDDAIVILEDLEAEDQAEILAALPAIDRLQLKRSLDYPEDSAGRLMQTDFIAVAPFWTVGQTIDYLRETSDLPDDFYQIFVIDPGHRLLGTISLDTLLRARRPTRISEIQNEERHFVMVDQDQEDVSRLFERYDLLSTAVLDEGERLVGVITIDDVVDVIHEEAAEDIKRLGGVGDEEITDTVIATVRSRMPWLIVNLATAIVASQVIAFFDGTIAQMVALAVLMPIVASMGGNAATQTMTVAVRALATQDLDKFNMLRVVSREILVSIVNGIAFAIILGIIAAFWFSNIQLGYVMGAALIVNLFFAGLSGILIPVGLQKAGIDPAIASSVFITTVTDVVGFFSFLGLAGWWFGLL